The genomic DNA CCGTCGCCGACCTCGTCGCCCGCGGCCGCTACCCGCACCAGGGCCTGCTGCGGCAGTGGTCGGCGGAGGACGAGCGGATCGTCCGGGAGTCGATGGACGCCACCGGCGTCGGCGAGCTGGGCGACCGGTACGTCGACGAGCTGTCCGGCGGGCAGCGCCAGCGCGTGTGGATCGCCATGGCGCTCGCCCAGCAGACGCCGCTGCTGCTGCTCGACGAACCGACGACGTACCTCGACATCCAGCACCAGATCGACGTCCTCGACCTGTGCGCCGAACTCCACGAGACGCAGGGCCGCACCCTCGTCGCCGTCCTGCACGACCTGAACCACGCCGCGCGGTACGCCACGCACCTCATCGCCGTGCGCGGCGGGGAGGTCGTCGCCCAGGGACCGCCGTCCGAGGTCGTCACCGCCGAACTCGTCGAGCGGGTCTTCGGGCTGCGCTGCCAGGTCATCGACGACCCCGAGACGGGCACCCCGCTGGTCGTCCCGGCGGCCCGGCGGGCGCGGGCGTCGCGGACCCGTCGGGAGGGGGACGGCACCGCCGCGGACCGGCACCGCGCGGGGGCTTCGCGGTAGCGTCGGGGCATGGACGCCACGCCCCCGCGAGAGCCCCGGTCCCCGTCCGCCCCGGACACCGCCGGAGCCCCGGCGCCGCCCCCGGGCGCGCCCGGGCCGGACGGCGGCGCGCCCCTGCCGCTCGGCGCCGGGCGGGCCGCCACCGGGTACGCCCCCGTGGACGCCCTGCTGGAACGCCTGGGGGAGGCCGACCACCTCGCGGCCGACGGGCACCTGCGGGTGTACGAGGATGTACACGAAGGGCTGCGCGACGCGCTGGCCGCCCTGGACGCACACCCCCGGCCGGGATCCCCGAACGAGCACAGGAGCTGAACCGAACGTGGCAGGAGTGGCACGCCGCCGCCTCGACGCCGAGCTTGTGCGCCGCAAGCTCGCCCGCTCGCGCGAACACGCGAGCCAGCTGATCGCGGCGGGGCGGGTGACGGTCGGCGGCACCACCGCCACCAAGCCCGCCACCCAGGTCGAGACCGCCGCGGCCATCGTCGTCGCCCAGGACGACTCGGACCCCGAGTACGTGTCGCGCGGCGGCCACAAACTCGCCGGGGCGCTCGCCGCGTTCGTACCGCGGGGGCTGGCCGTCGAGGGACGGCGGGCGCTCGACGCCGGGGCGTCCACGGGGGGCTTCACCGACGTCCTGCTGCGCTCCGGCGCCGCGCACGTCGTCGCCGTCGACGTCGGCTACGGGCAGCTCGCCTGGTCGCTGCGGAGCGACCCGCGCGTCACCGTCAAGGACCGCACCAACGTCCGCGAGCTGACGCTCGACGCGGTCGGGGGCGGGCCCGTGGACCTGGTCGTCGGGGACCTCTCGTTCATCCCGCTGGGACTGGTCCTGCCGGCGCTCACCGGGGTGAGCGGACCCGGCGCCGACCTCGTGCTGATGGTCAAGCCGCAGTTCGAGGTGGGCAGGGAGCGGCTCGGCAGCGGCGGTGTCGTGCGCAGCCCCGAGCTGCGCGCCGAGGCCGTGCGGAACGTCGCGCGGCAGGCCGCCGGGCTCGGGCTCGGGGTGCTGGGCGTCACCGCGAGCCCCCTGCCCGGGCCGTCCGGCAACGTCGAGTACTTCCTGTGGCTGCGGGCCGGGGCGCCCGCGCTCGACCCGGCCGACGTCGACCGCGCCGTGGCGGAGGGACCCCGGTGACCCCGCGGCCGGGTACGGCGCCGCGGACCGTCTTCCTCCTCGCGCACACCGGGCGGCCCGCCGCCGTGCGCAGCGCGGAACTGGTCGTCCTCGGCCTGTTGCGCAGCGGCATCGGCGTGCGGGTGCTGGCCGCCGAGGCCGCGGACCTGCCGCTGCCGCCGTCGGTGGAGACCGTCCCGGAGGCCACGCCCGGCGTCCTCGACGGCTGCGAGCTGCTGATCGTCCTCGGCGGCGACGGGACGCTGCTGCGCGGGGCGGAGTTCGCCCGCGCGTCCGGCGTGCCGATGCTCGGCGTCAACCTCGGGCGCGTCGGGTTCCTCGCGGAGGCCGAGCGGGACGACCTCGACAAGGTCGTCGACCGGGTCGTCACGCGCGCGTACGAGGTCGAGGAGCGCATGACCCTCGACGTCGTCGTCTACGACAACGGCGACGTCCTGCACACCGACTGGGCGCTGAACGAGGCCGCCGTGCAGAAGGTCGCCCCCGAGCGCATGCTGGAGGTCGTCCTCGCCATCGACGGCCGTCCGGTGACCGGTTTCGGCTGCGACGGCGTGATCTGCGCGACACCGACCGGGTCGACCGCGTACGCCTTCTCCGCGGGCGGGCCGGTGGTCTGGCCGGAGGTGGAGGCGCTGCTGATGGTGCCGATCGGCGCGCACGCCCTGTTCGCCAAGCCGCTGGTGACGACGCCCGACTCGGTGCTGACCGTGGAGGTCGAGCCGCACACCCCCGACGGGGTGCTGTGGTGCGACGGGCGGCGCACCGCCACCCTGCCCGCCGGGGCGCGGGTGGAGGTGCGGCGCGGGTCGGTGCCGGTACGGTTGGCGCGGCTGCACCACGCCTCGTTCTCGGACCGGCTCGTCGCCAAGTTCGCGCTGCCCGTCTCGGGCTGGCGCGGCGCCCCGCACTAGCCGGCGGCGGCCGCGGACGCGCCACCCCCGCGGGTGATTGCCGGGGCGTGTCGCCCGGTCGTCCGGGCGCGGGGGACGGGGCTCGTCGCATCGGGGCCGCCGGACCTCGTATGGTCTTCCACGTGCTGGAGGAGATGCGGATACGGTCGCTCGGAGTCATCGACGACGCGGTGGTCGAGCTGTCGCCCGGGTTCACCGCGGTGACCGGTGAGACGGGCGCGGGCAAGACCATGGTCGTGACCAGTCTGGGGCTGCTGCTCGGCGGGCGCGCCGATCCGGCCCTGGTGCGGATCGGGGCCGCGTCCGCCGTCGTGGAGGGACGCGTCGTCGTCGCCCCCGGCTCCGCCGCGGCCCGCCGCGCCGAGGAGGCGGGCGCCCAGCTCGACGACGGTGCGCTGCTCATCAGCCGCACCGTCTCGGCGGAGGGCCGCTCGCGGGCGCACCTCGGCGGGCGCAACGTCCCCGTGGGCCTGCTCGCCGAGCTGGCCGACGACCTCGTCGCCGTCCACGGCCAGACCGACCAGCAGGGGCTGCTGAAGCCCGCGCGGCAGCGCGCCGCGCTCGACCGGTACGCGGGCGACGCCGTCGCCGTGCCGCTCGCCGCGTACGGCGGGGCCTACCGGCGGCTGCGGGCGCTCGACGCCGAGTTGGAGGAGCTGACCACGCGCGCGCGGGAGCGGGCGCAGGAGGCGGACCTGCTGCGGTTCGGGCTGGCGGAGATCGAGGCGGTCGCGCCGCGCGCCGGGGAGGACGCGGAGCTGGCCGCCGAGGCCGAGCGGCTCGGCCACGCCGAGGCCCTCGCCTCCGCCGCCGCGCTCGCGCACGGCGCGCTCGCCGGGGACCCGGAGGACCCGGAGGCGGTCGACGCGACGACGCTCGTCGCCGGAGCCGGGCGCGCCCTGGAGGCCGTACGGTCCCACGA from Streptomyces sp. MRC013 includes the following:
- a CDS encoding TlyA family RNA methyltransferase — translated: MAGVARRRLDAELVRRKLARSREHASQLIAAGRVTVGGTTATKPATQVETAAAIVVAQDDSDPEYVSRGGHKLAGALAAFVPRGLAVEGRRALDAGASTGGFTDVLLRSGAAHVVAVDVGYGQLAWSLRSDPRVTVKDRTNVRELTLDAVGGGPVDLVVGDLSFIPLGLVLPALTGVSGPGADLVLMVKPQFEVGRERLGSGGVVRSPELRAEAVRNVARQAAGLGLGVLGVTASPLPGPSGNVEYFLWLRAGAPALDPADVDRAVAEGPR
- a CDS encoding NAD kinase — protein: MTPRPGTAPRTVFLLAHTGRPAAVRSAELVVLGLLRSGIGVRVLAAEAADLPLPPSVETVPEATPGVLDGCELLIVLGGDGTLLRGAEFARASGVPMLGVNLGRVGFLAEAERDDLDKVVDRVVTRAYEVEERMTLDVVVYDNGDVLHTDWALNEAAVQKVAPERMLEVVLAIDGRPVTGFGCDGVICATPTGSTAYAFSAGGPVVWPEVEALLMVPIGAHALFAKPLVTTPDSVLTVEVEPHTPDGVLWCDGRRTATLPAGARVEVRRGSVPVRLARLHHASFSDRLVAKFALPVSGWRGAPH